The proteins below come from a single Cannabis sativa cultivar Pink pepper isolate KNU-18-1 chromosome 3, ASM2916894v1, whole genome shotgun sequence genomic window:
- the LOC133036282 gene encoding uncharacterized protein LOC133036282, translating into MQKLSLERKRKFKQASSVLLGIGLQIEKIVGTSIEAGQSWVKWINSIYLKNQSVWVHELKLDVSWYWRKLMNPRGCFSMRDIYEAGCTCKFKINSLYDYFLSDSTRVTFDRVVWSRMTIPKHKFTLWKALRSHLLTRDHLASKNISIDSNFCPVCDTSEEDRGHLFFNCAFSTRVIS; encoded by the coding sequence ATGCAGAAACTTTCTttggaaagaaagagaaaattcaAGCAAGCTTCATCTGTCCTTCTGGGAATTGGTTTGCAAATCGAAAAGATTGTGGGCACTAGCATTGAAGCAGGACAGTCTTGGGTAAAATGGATCAATAGCATTTACTTAAAGAATCAAAGTGTTTGGGTTCATGAGCTTAAGCTAGATGTTAGTTGGTATTGGAGAAAGCTCATGAACCCAAGGGGTTGCTTCTCTATGAGGGACATCTATGAGGCAGGTTGCACatgtaaattcaaaatcaattcgttatatgattattttttatctGACTCGACAAGAGTTACATTTGATCGAGTTGTTTGGTCTCGTATGACTATACCGAAACATAAATTCACATTGTGGAAAGCTTTACGCTCACATCTTCTCACTAGAGACCACCTTGCTAGTAAGAATATTTCTATTGATTCAAACTTCTGCCCTGTTTGTGACACTTCCGAGGAAGACCGTGGGCACTTGTTCTTTAATTGTGCTTTCTCTACAAGGGTGATTAGCTGA